The genomic window GACGGCACGTTTTTCCCGCAGAAATCCTTATGTACGGTTTATTGATTGCATTTACCCGTCTGCTCAATGAGCTTTTTGGCGGCCTGATCACCTCAGTGGTTGACAAGCTGGGCATTCATCCAGTGCATCCGGCTGCGCCGATTCGTCCGGTTCATGCTCTGGAAATCTTCGTTGCACTGATCTTGCTGCTTTTCTTTGTGATGGTACGCCTTACCCTGAATGTGGAGCGGCCGGGCAAGATCCAGCACCTGGCAGAAATGATCCACGAGTTTGTGAATGGACAGGCCGAGGCCATCTTTGGTCATCACGGATATGAGCCACACCTTCCGTTTGTCACGACAATTCTGCTGTTTGTGCTGCTGTGCAACTGCCTGGGACTTCTGCCGCACATAGAGACGCCGACGTCGGATCCTGTCGTACCCTTGGGCATCGCCATCCTGACATTTCTTTACTACAACTTGCATGGCGTGCTGAAGCAGGGGCCAGTCGGTTATCTGAAGCACTTTATGGGGCCAATGTGGTGGCTGGCTCCCCTGATGTTTCCGATTGAGATCATCTCGCATCTGGCGCGCATCATGTCGCTGACGGTCCGACTTTACGCGAACATGTTTG from Pseudacidobacterium ailaaui includes these protein-coding regions:
- the atpB gene encoding F0F1 ATP synthase subunit A, whose translation is MYGLLIAFTRLLNELFGGLITSVVDKLGIHPVHPAAPIRPVHALEIFVALILLLFFVMVRLTLNVERPGKIQHLAEMIHEFVNGQAEAIFGHHGYEPHLPFVTTILLFVLLCNCLGLLPHIETPTSDPVVPLGIAILTFLYYNLHGVLKQGPVGYLKHFMGPMWWLAPLMFPIEIISHLARIMSLTVRLYANMFASDLLTLVFFSLVPIAIPIIFLGLHFGVALIQAYVFMLLAMIYLAEATAQEH